From Cystobacter fuscus DSM 2262:
CAGTTCCCCGGAATCGACCGGCGCGCGCTGGGCGCCTTCTACACGCCGGCGCCCCTGGTGGAGCGCACCCTGGCCCTCGCCCTCGCGCACGCGGGGGACGGGCCGCTCGCGGTGGTGGACCCGGCCTGTGGCGCGGGGGCATTCCTCTCGGCCGCGGCGCGGGCCCGGCCCGAGGCCCATCTGGCTGGCCTGGAGCTGTCCCCCGACGTGGCCCGAGCCTGTCAGGCGCGCCTGCCGCTCGTGGACATCCAGCAGGGAGATGCGCTGCGCGGGGGGCTCGAGCCGCTGCTCTCCCGCGTGCCGTCCACCCACCGCGAGCTGTGGCTCGGCAATCCGCCCTACAACGGCACGTCGGCGCTGCTGAAGGACCGGGCCGCGTATGAGCGCCTGCGGGCCCTGCTGCCGCTCTCGCTGCCACCGGGCACGAGCCTGCGCGACGACTTCGCCTTCTTCCTGCTGCTCGCGGCGCACCGGCTCGCCTCACGCCCCGGGGTGCTGGCCTTCATCACCCCCACGAGCCTCCTGGACGCCTTCCTCTACGCGCCCCTGCGCGCCACGCTGCTGCGCACGCTGTGCCTGCGCGAGGTGGTGGAACTGGGCCCGGGTGCCTTCGTGGGCACGCAGGTGCGCACCTGCATCACCGTGTGGACCTCGCCTCCCGAGCCGCGCGTCCCGGCCCTCTACACGCCATTCACCGCCATGGGTCCGGCACGCGCGCAGACCTTCGTGCCCGAGGCGCCCGAGTGGCGCTTGCAGCCCACGCCCGCCGAGGCCACCGAGCTGGACGCACGTTGGCGCGCCGAGGGCGAGCCGCTCACCACGCTCGTGCCGGTGAGCCTGCCTGGCGTGAAGACGCGCTTCGATGAACTGCTGGTGGACGAGGACGCGAGCAGGCTGCTCGCGCGGCTCGAGGACTTCGCGCGCACGCCCCTGGAGGAGCTCGCGGCGTTCGCCCGGGCATGGAACATCCCCGAGTCCCTGCTGCCCAAGCTGCGCGCGCTGAAGGAAGGCCCTGCCTTCACGGTGGAGGCCGCGTGTGTCCGGCCATTCTTCCGCTACGCGGGAGCACGGCATCGGGGACAGGTGCCCGCGGAGGCGCGTGCCTTCTGCTACCTCGATCGGCGATTGATTCCTCGTGGCGACCACCGGCTGCGGGGGCCGTGGGATCCGCACCGGGGCGAGGTGAAGCTGCTCTTCAACGTCCGCGAGCTGCCCCTGTCCGCCGCGCTCCTGGAGGAAGAGGGCTGCGTGCATGACCACCGGCATGCCCGCTTCGCGCCCCTGTTCGTCCCCCAGCGGCTCCGGGACGAGGGGCTCGGGCTCACCCGGATCGTGCGATCCACCGAGGAACTGGGTCCCCTCGTGCCCAATCTCTCACCTCGAGGACTGGCCTGGGCGGAGCGATGCGGAGGGCCGCTCGCCGCCTTTCAGGCACTCGTGCGCTTCCTCAACGGACCCGAGGTGCAGGGCTGCTGGGCGCCTGTCCATGGCGCCTCGCGCGTGGTCCCGGTGCCTTTGGATCGGACATGAAGTCGAATGGGCTTGCTCCGGTTACGTGGTTCTCTCGCAGTTTGTGTACATCCCACGCGCATTCGGCTGGCCACACAAGAGAAGCTCGCCTGCCCGCAGCTGGTGAAGCACATATAGTGTGGGAGAGCCGGGGCAGGCTCAGTATGCAGCCAGCATGTCCAACCGCATCGCCCGTTGTGCTGCATCGGATGCTCGGTTTGCCGGTGCTGCTGGAGAGGTGCCTGCCTACCCAAGTTCAACACCCTCTCAGTCCGTCGGATTCAGCGCTGAAGCCGTCCTCAGCGCCTGCTTCTCTCGATCGATCAGTTGAAGGACGAGGTAGTCTTGGAGTTCCTGCGAGTTCATGGGCGTCGGGCCCGCTGGGTCGACGCTCGAGCCGCCGAAGTACCGAGCGGCGCGCAGAAGTAGGCTAAGCTTATCCAAGCTCGCTGTGATGGCGCCGTCAGCGAAGACGGCCCGAGCGTAGTCGAGGTAGTGCTGCTCCGCTTGTTCGGCCAACGTCTCCTCAAGCGCCTGCTCGTAGGTGATCTCGGGAGAGCCGTCGACCAGTCGCCGGGTCTTATTGTCCTTCAAGAAGCTCGCGAGGGCCGAGCCCAGGTGCGGGAGCGCCGCAATCAGTTGGTCATCGGCGCCCGGGCAGCTCGACCGGATGGGTAGGGGATAGAGTTGGCGGAACGGCATTAGAATCGCCGCCTTGTTCGAGGCTTTCCGATTGTCGAACGGCAAGAAGCACTTGTTGAGCTGATCGTTGGTGTAGGCCACCGTCTCGCTGAAGCTCGCGGTGGGCGCCCGGTAGGCGGCGAGGTTCAGGCTCGCCACGAATCGGATCGAGTGCACCTGCTCGGTGTGGACGAAAAGCTCATGGTGGATGTGCCCATGGTGGCACTTCTCCCAGTCGGACCTAGCGTACTCGGGGTAGGGGCTGTAGTGGGCGCCGAAGTACTGCGGCGCCACGAAGCAGAAGCTGTTCTGAAAGGGCGGCCACGTGTTGTAGACCATGCCCAGCTCTTGGAGACGAGAGTTGACCGTGCCCATTCCCTCGTTTGTGTTGCCGATGCCAATGTTATCGTTCGTCCGCGCCGTGCTCGGCTCGTAGCAGATCGAGAACCCTGATTTGCTTATGCTGGTGAGGGCGACAAGGCTCGCCGGCACGGTTTCCGCCAAGCGCTTGCGGGAGACCGCGATCTGCGGGTAGCCAGACTGTGCGTTGCACGGCGAGACCCAGGCGTGCCCGCCAAGCCGCTTGGGGAAGATCGCCCGCGAGATCGGGTCCTTGGATGAGGCCGCCGCAGCGTAGTTCGCGAGCTTCTCGCGCATGTGGGCATTCCGCCCAAGGAAGGCAACCGGCGCATCGGCGGTATCGAGCCAGCCGATGTTGTCGGACTGCCCGCTGTAGAGATTGTAGAGGTGGCTCCCACCGGTAAAGGAGGCCGCCATCTTGCTCATGGCGAACGGCTCGTTCAGGACCGCAACCTCGCGCTGGTTGATCTCGTCGGCCGCAGTGACGATCTTGCCCGACGCATAGGATGCGGCCTTTTTGTCGACAGCGGCCAGCACCGCGTCGAGTTCCTGGCTGTAGAGCCCGTTGAGCTTCGCCACGAATGCGGGCGACGATAGCGCGGCGATCAACTGCTTGTTGCCTTCCTCGAAGCTGGTGATGCGGGCCTCGACGTTCCGTGCCGCGTCCTTGGTGCGCAGCTCAGGGTTGTAGGCCACGAGGAGGCGGAAGCGGCGGGCGATCATATCGAGCGTCGGGCGGTGCGCCGGCGTCACCGAGAGCGGTGCGTCGGCGAGGCCATTGTACTCTCCGAGAAGCTTCGCAATCTGCTCCTCATAGCCCGCGTACTCATCGAGTGCGTACGCAGTCCCGATGAGGCGCTGGTTCTCCGTCGTCGTGAACTCGTGGACGAGCCCCGCGTAGGTCGCCACGCAGGCGTCGCGCTTGGCCGTCTGGAAGACGTTGAAGTCCTTGAGGCACGCCTCGTCGTAGTAAATCACCTTCTGTATGAATGCCGCGTTGGCCGCAAGTTGGTCGGCGCGACGGGCTCGCATCAAATCGTCCCTGAGGGCGCGCACGTCCTGACTGTAGGCGTCGAGCTTGACCAGGACGATCTCGTTGGCCTGGAGCAGCTCGGAAAACTTCCCCATGATGCGGACTTCGGTCTCCGAGATATGCGTGCTGAGTTCGGAGAATCCCTGCTCGACGGAAAACTGAAGAGCAGCGATCTGCTTGGAAATCTGTTTCAGCATCGCCATGATCTGCAGGCTCTCGCTCTTCTCCTGCTTGTCGAAGGCACTCGCGAGGACGAGAGCGCCGCCGATCGCCATGCCGTACGGCCCCACGACGCTGACATAGGTGGAGCTGTCCTGGAGGAGCGCCGCCGCCGTCGCGATCTGCGACACGCCGACCACGACCTGGGTCATCACGCGGGAGTCCCCGGCCGGCAGGATGCCCGCGCGCACGCCCAGACCGATCATCGACTGCGAGAAGAGCGCATACTCGCCGATAAGCTTCGCATTGCGCTCGCCCTGGCCAGGTCGACCGCTCTGGACGATCGCCACGATTTCCTTCATCCTCTCGTCGATCTTGGCGCCGAGGTTGGCTTCCGTCGCCCCGAGCTGGCTCTGCAGGAAGGCTTTTACCTCCGCGCTCTGCGCGTTGGTCGACTTGAGGAGCGCGATCATTGCCACGCCCTCGTTCATCGCGTCGCCCTCGCGGAGCTTCTGGTCGAGGAGGGACTGCTCCTCGGGGACGTTCGTCGTCTCGCGCATCTTCTGCAACTCGGCGCGCAACTCGCGCCAAGCCCGAACAACCGAGCTCGCCTGGGCGGCGCTCGGCGAGGCGATGGCCGTGAAGCCGGCGAATTCCGTCTTGTACGCGTCGAACTTATTCCGGACGCCGGCCTTGACCTCTTTTGTATAGAGGGAGGACGCGAGGCGAATGTCGACGAAGCTCACAAGATCGCCGTAGGGAAGGAGCTTGTTGATCGCGTACTTGCCCAGCGAGATGAGGCCGTTGTGGAAGCGGTCGACGGCGGCACGATCGCGCATCGCCTTCAGGGGATCGACCCGGGCATCCCTGCTCTCGGCTATCGTACAGTCCCGGTAGCGCGCCAAGGCTTGGTTGAAGGCTGGACCGGGCGCGCCGGTCGGCGGCAGGCAGGCAGCTGCGGCGGCTGAGCCCACGAGCGCGCCCATCCCAGCGAGCGAAATTCTAAAAGTGCGAAGATATGACATATTTCCTCCACAGGACCCACCACGAAGCCACGTCGATTTGTTTCGGGTTTGCAATGTAGTGTTTCTTTAGCGTCTGCCTCTGCGAGGTGTCGGCACAATATTTCGCGTTCTTCTTCACGTCCGGACCGCGAAATTCAAGCTCGGCATCTCGGAGGAAAGCCGTCTGACGTATAAAAAGGATAGATAGCCTATTGAGGAGCTGGCTAGAGCAGAGGGACCGAAGAGGGCCGCTGACAGGGGCCGGCCGAGCAGTGCGCCAAACTGGTGGAAAGGCCGAGTAGCCCCCTTGGGCACACACTCTCCGCCCGCGCGTTCATGTCCATCGCTGCCATTTCCTCCCTCGCGGCTGCAGACCCTTGCTCACGTCATGACAGGCTCGGGCGAGGACTTGCAGTTCCCCCAACACAGCCTTCGAGCCCACTCCAGTAGTCGGCCGACTTCGTCCGGGTATTCCACACCGATGAGTCGTACCTCGTGACCCGGCACCACGCCGGTCAGTTCCTCCAACCCGGCATCGCTGGCGGCAGCCACCAAGGTGAAGATCACCCGCAGCCTCTCTCCCTCCGGCAGGTCCAGGTAGTAGACCCCCAGAGCCGTCTCCAGAACGGCTGCCGCTACCGCATCCACCTCTCCCTGCGCATACGCCCCCGCCCCGTTGAGCAACACCACCACCGCCATGGTCTTCCCAAACGTACCCATTGCGCTCTCCCTCCGAAGTCGAACTCCTTGGCACCGGGCTTCCGTTGCTCGGCACAGCGCCTTCGAAAAGAGGAGGTCCAGCGAGCACGCGCCTTTTTCGGCGCTCAAGCCATCTACCCGCCGTCCGGTGCAACCTGCTCCCTGGTCGGGTCCGTGTTCCCCTCCCCGGTCCCCGCATCAGGGGGGGGCACCACTTCAGCACGCGCTCGCTCCTCCTCGCGACGCAGCCGTTCGAGTTGAAGTAGGGCCAGCTTTTGGGACATCTGGTCGATGCAGTCCAGCCGCTCCTCAAGGCTCATCTGTGCAAGCGCGCTTGCGGTCAGGACTTCGACATTGCAACGCGTCGCTGCACCGGCTCCGTGAGTGAGTTCGAGCCCAAGCAGAGCCTGCTCGGCTTTCTCGAGCGAATCGGACAGGCGTTGTGCACTTTGGGCGACCCGCCGGAGGGGCCCCGCGTCCGCAGTGCCTCCATCCCCATCCAGTCCCAGGTAGGCCGGCGCCGCCTCAATGCGCTCCCGGGTGAACTCCACCGCTTGGACTACACGATCCAGGGCACCGCCCGCCGGGAAGCTGCCGCCAGGTGCCGGAAGACCCAGGCCGGCATCAGAGCGCGCGAGCGTCAGGCCCTGCTCGAATTCCTCCAAGCCCTTCTTAAGGGAGGGCACGAGTCCTGAAGTTCCGATGGTGCCAGCCTTCTGAATGCCCAGCACGTCCTGAGCTTGAGCCAGTCCGCTGAGCAACGGCGCGCCCGAACCGCTGAGATCCTTCCTCAACAGGGCCGTCTCAGAGTAAAGCGAAGCAAGACCCCCGTCAGCCTGAACTCCGCCATCAGGCAGCACAAGGCCCAGGTTCGTGTGCGCATCGACTAGGCCTCGCTCCAAGCTGCCGCGAAGCGCGGCCACGGTGGTGAGCCCTGACTTCTCCGCATCAAGGCCCGCCACTATTTTGGCCAGCAGACTACGGATGTCGCGCACCTGAATGAAGAGCATGACCACGAGCAAGGCGCCGAAGAAGAAGGCACCCGAGGCTCCGATGAGTGCAACAAATTGCAACCGACTCTCCACTGCTGTTGAGAACTGACCGGCGGCAATGGCTTGGCGTCGGTGCCCGGACGGCGGATGGCTGGAGAAGGGAAAGACCCGGGTGCCATCGTCCAACGGAAGAGCACTCAGCATGGCCTCCGCGCTCAGCAGGCGCTCTGCTTGCTTGTCCGCAAGGTACTCCGCCCGTTGATGCCGATGCCTCTGCCACCCAGCAACGGGCACGAGCATCATCACGCCGATGACGCACGACACCGAGTGGAATAAGCCACCCGCAGCCTGGAAGCCATCGTCATCGAGCCCCATGGCGAGCAAAAGGGGCTTATGTCCCTGGAGGTCCCGCCCCATGAGCTTCAAGACAAGAGGCAACAGGCACGTGACGTAGAGCCAGGAGAAGAGAGTATCCGCCAGAAGCGCGCGAAGAGGGTCGCCTCGCGCTAGATGGGCAAGTTCGTGCGCGATGACGCCCTTGAGCCGCTTTTCAGTATTGTCTGACTCCTTGAGGCGGATCGCGCAACCCAGGTGGATGGAGCCCCTGCTATCGCTGTGGTGCCATCTACCTTTGATGATTGCGATGCGCTCCGGAGGAAGCGCAAGCCGCTCGCGAGCCAGTGTGGCGAGTTCCCTGAGTTCGGGCTCTTTCTCTTTATCGAGGGTCGATTGCTGGCGGCGCCGGACCACCAGGGCGGGGCTGAGAAGATGCCCCCCGACGAACACGCAAGAGAGTCCCAGGACGGCAATGAAGGTAGCCCAACTCTCCCAATGGAGCAACTGGGCAACCACGAACGCGCCGAGGACCAGGATGAATGGAAGTAGGACACGTGTGTTGAATCGTAGGCTCACGCGAACCCACTCTACATGAGAACCGGCCCACCCGTTCGTGGCTTCATTCCACCGTTAAGCGATATCCACAGAGATGCCTCAGCCCCAGATCGGGCCAGCTCTCGACGGGTGCGCTAAGCAGCGTGTCGTCAGGGGGCGCTAGTTGGTGGAAACCCGCAACAAGCGTGGTGAAGGTCCCCGATATTTCCGGAGCGGAATAAGGTACCGTCACGACAGGGTGAGCCTCATCGAGCAGAGCCCCTTCCACACGGAAGATGGTGTTGCCCCCATGCTCATGGACATTGATGAGAATGAAGTGCGTTGGCGCCTCGGAAGGACATTGCACTCGCAGAATCACCGGCTCGCAAGCACCCACGACAAGCGCTTGAGGAAAGAGCGTGCTCGTCAGCGTCGTGACGATACCCCCCGAAGAAAACGCGTTTCCGCCAGCCGAGGCGACTGCATCCAGAAGGACGTGCATCAGGCGTTCGAAAGCGCCCCTCACATGGGCATTCCGCGCCGAGCCAGGGAGTTCCACCGTGCAGGTGGCGCCACTGTTGAAACCGTCTCGCGCCAGCATGTCGCCCACGGAGAGCAGTTCCTCGGCGGATGCATCCCGCGAAGGAAGGAACAACAGGTCCACCGCTGTTTGAGTCCTGAGCAGCTCGAAGTCCGCATCCAGCTGTAACTGATCCGCTGTTTCAAGGGTCGAAGAAACAGGGTCGGGAAGGTGCTTGGACATGGGGGCCTCACGGTGGACATGGGGAAATAGGGTGTTCATCACGGCGTCGGGAGCTCATGATTCGGCAGGTTCAGAATCATGGCGAAGGTGCTGCGGTACTCAGCCACGACGCTCGCGCTGGCTTGGCGGGAAAGCACTTTGAGCACCCAGAGGCTCACCCCGCCGCGTGCGGCGCGGTAGGTCTGCGGGCTCACCCCAAAGCAGCGTATCGCCTCTTCCGTGGCAGCCTTGTCGCCCCGGATGCCTGGAGTGAAGTACGCTAGAGCAAAACACTTCCACCCGGTCCGGTGGTCGCACCCGGGGGGCATGGGCGGCAGCAGCACTTCCGGAGTGTGGCCCCAGGCCACCTCCTGGACGCACGTCTCGTACTCCTGTTCCACATCGTGCAGGAGCACGAGGAAGCGGAAGACGGCCATCGCCGTCTGCTTCGTCAAGATGACATTACAGGCGTTCCTCGAGAGCGGCTTCGCGCTCTGCTTCTGGAGGAGTTCGGCCCAGGCGGAAACATTGATTTTCCCGAGCAGGGCCAGTTCCAGCAGCATCGTCGCCTGAGGGCGCGACAGCTCGTACAGCCTCAGCAGCTTGCTGTCGGCCCGCGCAAGCCCGAGGGTCTCTCCCAAGTAGCACTTCCGCTCGGCGGCATGTGTCGCACACGGGGAGACCTCAAGGTCATCGCCCACGCCCAACTCCTCCCCGGTGTCCCCGACAGCCGTAGAAAGGAGGTTGTTCCTGCGACTCGCCGCCTTGTGCAGGGCATTGGCGTACATCCAGTAGAGTGCGCCGAAGTTGGGAACCTCCGCCTTTCGCCCAAGACAGGGCTGAAGGCTGTTCAGCAGGATCTTATAGAACTCTCCCACCAGGTCATCTAGGTCCGCGGGCTCGGCACAAAGAGCCGGGAACCGTCGCGTCACCACAAGCTCGACCTTCTTCCGGTCTGGCAGCCAGCCGTGCGCCTCATCTTTGAGCGGGGAGCCCGGCGTCCCGGGAGTCTTCCCGTCGCCGGACGGAGACAGGTGTGCCGAAAGCCAGAGGTGTGCCTTATCGGCCATGCCCAGCAAGATGGGTCTCCAACTATTGACCGATGCCATGGTCGCTCCAGCAGGAAAGGGGGGTCAACAACCCCGTTGAAGGAAGAAGTCCAACAAACTCTTCTCTTTTTCGGAGACCAACGTCATTTCTGATTTTCAACTGCTCCAGTCAGCAGGTCAGCCTCTTCACCATGCCTCCATCCCAGCCTTTGGGTCTGGCGCTTCCCTCCTCCAGCCCCACCGCGTGCTCTCGGGTGTTGGATGCCTGCATACTGGATCGCACCTCCCCCCTCGCATTCATTGCCCGGCGGACAGATAGGACCTTAGGTTTGCTCAATCAGCGGGTGGAATCGCTGGGCTTGGGCTGCGCGGTTCCTGCCCTCCCACGGGAAACCCGGAACGACGCATGCGCCTGCCCCGTTTTAGTGGCTCTTCCGCATTTTGTGTGATCGCCACTCAGGTTGCGAGCAGCATGTTACGGCACAGCAAACTTCTCGACTCACGAACCATGCAAAGTGCGGGAGAGCCGTTTTAACTGATCTCTCACTCTTTGTGTGAATCCCGCGCGCATTCGGATGGCTGCACGAGAGTATCTTGCCCATGAACCACATAAATAGCGGGAGAGCCACGTAATCAGGGAAGTCCACTCTCTGCCTGAGCGCCTCAAGCACACAAAGGGAGGAAGAGCCAATTTTGTGCCATTCCCCACTTCATGCGGTTCCTCGACGGCAGGCGCTTCAATCGTGCGAAGCACCGGGCCATTCCGGGTTCTCGCCTGCCTGCTTGATGCCGAAGGCCGTCCCCGGCTCTCCCCCTTCGGTCCCTCGCCCGCAACACTTCCTTAAGAAGTTGATGGGAGAGATGCCTGACGGCCGCGACGACACGCGGCACCGCACGGGATGGGCCCCGTGCCTGGGAGGCATCGACCATGAGTAGCGAGACCAAGACCAACAACCCCACGCCCGTCCTGACGCGCCGCAAGCTGCTCTACGGCATGGGGCTCGCCGCGGCGGCCGTCCCCCTCGGCCAGTTCCTCGCGGCCTGTGGTGCCGGCACCGATGGCTCGGGTACGGACACGACCGATCCCATGGACAGCGTCGTCGATCCCGGCGCCTGGGCGACCGGCGGCACCAAGGCGATGACCGCCCTGAGCAGCTACCCCGATCCGTTCGCCGCGGGACTGGGCACCGCGTGCTCACTGACGTGCGAGGCCACCCTGGGGCCCTGCTACGCCACCACCGTGCAGCGCGAGGACATCACCGAGGGCGAGGAGGGACTGCCCGTGCGCCTGGCCTTCCTCATCGTGGACGAGACGTGCAAGCCCATCCCCGGCGCGACCCTCGACATCTGGCACTGCGGTCCGGATGGGCTGTACTCGGGTGAGGACGCCAGCGACTTCTGCACCACCGGTGACACGCGGGCGCGCTCCGCTCGGTGGTACCGCGGCGTGCAGACGGCGGACGCGAACGGCCGCGTCAACTTCAACACCTGCTTCCCGGGCTGGTACAGCAGCCGCACCGTCCACATCCACTTCACGGTGCGCCTCAACAATCAGGAGTACGTGACGTCCCAGTTCGTCTTCGACGACGGCCTGGACGACGAGATCATCAACACCCAGCCGCTCTACAACACGCGCGGCTCGCGCGACACGACCAACGCGACCGACAACGTCGTCTCGGCCGAGAGCGCCCCCGAATACTCCTTCCAGACCAGGCGCATGGCGGACGGCGCGATGCTCGCCTGGAAGACGATCGTCATCCGCTCCTCGCTCTCCAACGCCTCGTGCTCGGTCCCGGGTGGCGGTGGTGGCGGCGGCGGACCCCGCCCGCCCGGCGATGGCGGCATGGGTCCTCCTCCGGGTGGCCGGGATGGCGGCGGCATGGGTCCCCCTCCCGGTTGGGATGCCGGTACGCTCCCCTGACACACCTCCGTGGCCCGGGGGGAGCTATCCTCTGTTCCGGCCCCTCGCCCCACGGAACAGCCCTTGAGCCCGTCCTCCCTCCTCATCCGCCGCGCCGGACCCGATGACGCCGAAGCCTCGGCGAAGATCTCGGCGGCCACGTTCACCGAGACCTTCGGGCACCTCTACCCGCCCGAGGACCTGCACGCCTTCCTCACCGAGCACCATACGGTGGAAGCCCACCGCCGGGTGCTCGCGGACGAGGCCCAAGCCACCTGGCTCGTGGAAGCGGACGGAGAGCCGGTCGGCATCGCGCTGGCGGGGCCCTGCTCCCTCCCCCACCCCGAGGTGCGCGAGGAGGACGGGGAGCTCAAGCGGCTCTACCTGCTCGAGCGTGTCCAGAACGCCGGCCACGGGGCGCGGCTGTTCCGAACGGCAATCGACTGGCTCGAGCGCAACGGCCCGCGCACCCTGTGGATCGGCGTCTGGTCGGAGAACCATGGCGCCCAGCGCTTCTACGCACGCCATGGCTTCGTCCGGGTCGGCGAATACAAGTTCCCGGTCGGGCGCGTCCGGGACCATGAGTTCATCCTGCGGCGCGCCCCCCGGCCTCCCGCCTAGAAGGTCAGCAGCGCGCCCGTCTCGATGCCCATCGCGGTGCGGGCCGCCCCGGTGCGGGGCACGTCCACGTCCTGCAACCGGAAGCGCGAGCGGAAGAGGAAGCCCTCCAGCACGAAGGCCACCTGGCGCAGGGGCCTGAACTCGTAACCCAGGCGCACCGAGCCGTTGTGTTGCAGGCCCGGCCCGGTGCCCGAGAGCGTGGCGGTGCTGAAGGCCGGAGGCTCGCCCGTGGTGGGCCCCGAGTAACCGTAGGAAGGCACCACCTTCTCCGGGTCCAACACCCGCTGATAGCCCGCCATCCCGTAGACGGCGTGGGGGCCCGCGATGAGCTGGCGCACGGAGATGAAGCCACCCACTTCCCGCATGTCCTCCGCGAGGCGCCCCTGCGCCAGCGTCAGCAGGCCCAGGTTGGCGGAGTTCTGCCCGGCATTGAGCTCCACCCGCACGTTGGTGTTCGCGGTGGGCGACAGCTCGGAGAAGAGCGAGACGGAGACGGCGGCGCCAAAACGCTCATCCGCCTGGCCCAGGTTGAAGGGCACCCGCGTGGCGATGGCCGAGGCCCCCACCCGGCTCTTGCCGAACTTGTAGGCACCGCGCACCGCCAGGGTGGGCGTGAAGGCCAGCTCGAAGGCCGCGTCCTTCGCCGTGTTGTTCGGCGCGGGGAACCCCAACGCCGCCCCCAGCTCGAGCGACGGGGTCGCGTAGAGGTACTTCACCTGCTGGCGCATGAAGGCCGTGTTGCCACCCAGGAAGAGCGCGCCCACCAGGTTGATGCCGTGCGGGTTGAGCGGCGCATGCAGATCCCAGTCCTGCCCCAGTGACAAGACATGGTTGGGAGTGAAGGCATAATC
This genomic window contains:
- a CDS encoding M48 family metalloprotease, with amino-acid sequence MSLRFNTRVLLPFILVLGAFVVAQLLHWESWATFIAVLGLSCVFVGGHLLSPALVVRRRQQSTLDKEKEPELRELATLARERLALPPERIAIIKGRWHHSDSRGSIHLGCAIRLKESDNTEKRLKGVIAHELAHLARGDPLRALLADTLFSWLYVTCLLPLVLKLMGRDLQGHKPLLLAMGLDDDGFQAAGGLFHSVSCVIGVMMLVPVAGWQRHRHQRAEYLADKQAERLLSAEAMLSALPLDDGTRVFPFSSHPPSGHRRQAIAAGQFSTAVESRLQFVALIGASGAFFFGALLVVMLFIQVRDIRSLLAKIVAGLDAEKSGLTTVAALRGSLERGLVDAHTNLGLVLPDGGVQADGGLASLYSETALLRKDLSGSGAPLLSGLAQAQDVLGIQKAGTIGTSGLVPSLKKGLEEFEQGLTLARSDAGLGLPAPGGSFPAGGALDRVVQAVEFTRERIEAAPAYLGLDGDGGTADAGPLRRVAQSAQRLSDSLEKAEQALLGLELTHGAGAATRCNVEVLTASALAQMSLEERLDCIDQMSQKLALLQLERLRREEERARAEVVPPPDAGTGEGNTDPTREQVAPDGG
- a CDS encoding GNAT family N-acetyltransferase; the encoded protein is MSPSSLLIRRAGPDDAEASAKISAATFTETFGHLYPPEDLHAFLTEHHTVEAHRRVLADEAQATWLVEADGEPVGIALAGPCSLPHPEVREEDGELKRLYLLERVQNAGHGARLFRTAIDWLERNGPRTLWIGVWSENHGAQRFYARHGFVRVGEYKFPVGRVRDHEFILRRAPRPPA
- a CDS encoding HsdM family class I SAM-dependent methyltransferase, with the protein product MPRAPSAPPPVLDEEALVHQFPGIDRRALGAFYTPAPLVERTLALALAHAGDGPLAVVDPACGAGAFLSAAARARPEAHLAGLELSPDVARACQARLPLVDIQQGDALRGGLEPLLSRVPSTHRELWLGNPPYNGTSALLKDRAAYERLRALLPLSLPPGTSLRDDFAFFLLLAAHRLASRPGVLAFITPTSLLDAFLYAPLRATLLRTLCLREVVELGPGAFVGTQVRTCITVWTSPPEPRVPALYTPFTAMGPARAQTFVPEAPEWRLQPTPAEATELDARWRAEGEPLTTLVPVSLPGVKTRFDELLVDEDASRLLARLEDFARTPLEELAAFARAWNIPESLLPKLRALKEGPAFTVEAACVRPFFRYAGARHRGQVPAEARAFCYLDRRLIPRGDHRLRGPWDPHRGEVKLLFNVRELPLSAALLEEEGCVHDHRHARFAPLFVPQRLRDEGLGLTRIVRSTEELGPLVPNLSPRGLAWAERCGGPLAAFQALVRFLNGPEVQGCWAPVHGASRVVPVPLDRT